Proteins encoded together in one Solanum lycopersicum chromosome 7, SLM_r2.1 window:
- the FSR gene encoding GRAS family protein FSR — protein sequence MNSTTIPLQNPSFFNNSQSSLAGALQGCIGSLDGACLEKLLLHCASALENNDVTLAQQVMWVLNNLASSNGDPNQRLTSWFLRALISRASRVYPNATNLHGSSNLERRLMSVTELAGYVDLIPWHRFGFCASNSVIYKAIERQTKVHILDFSITHCMQWPTLIDAIAKRPEGPPSLRISVPSWRPQVPPLLNVSSEEVGQRLANFAKFRDVPFEFHVIEDLNYDMFLSQLNPSTLQIRDDEALVVNCQNWLRYLHDDEQIKGALSSRDIFLDRVKDLNPCIVTIVDEDCDLGNPTTLTSRIATCFNYLWIPFDALETFLPKDSKQRLDYEAEIGHKIENIIGFEGNQRIERLESCNKFSQRMENSGYMSVPFSEETIKEVKSLLDEHASGWGMKKEEHDMLVLTWKGHNSVYATSWVIVSPPHMDMSSL from the coding sequence ATGAACTCTACAACCATTCCCCTccaaaaccctagttttttcAACAACTCTCAAAGTTCTCTAGCAGGAGCACTACAAGGATGCATTGGGAGCCTTGATGGAGCATGTTTGGAGAAACTATTACTTCATTGTGCAAGTGccttagagaacaatgatgtaACTTTGGCTCAACAAGTCATGTGGGTGCTCAACAATTTGGCTTCTTCTAATGGAGATCCAAATCAAAGACTCACATCATGGTTCCTTAGGGCATTAATTTCAAGGGCTTCTAGGGTTTATCCTAATGCCACAAATTTACATGGAAGTAGTAACCTTGAAAGGAGATTAATGAGTGTGACTGAGCTAGCAGGGTATGTGGATCTCATCCCATGGCATAGATTTGGATTTTGTGCATCAAATAGTGTTATTTATAAGGCCATTGAAAGGCAAACAAAAGTTCACATATTAGATTTTAGTATCACTCATTGTATGCAATGGCCAACTCTCATTGATGCAATTGCTAAGAGGCCTGAGGGTCCTCCTTCTCTCCGAATATCGGTGCCTTCATGGAGACCACAAGTTCCTCCATTGCTCAATGTGTCAAGTGAAGAAGTTGGCCAACGTTTGGCAAATTTCGCGAAATTTAGAGATGTTCCTTTTGAATTCCATGTGATTGAAGACTTGAACTATGACATGTTCTTGAGCCAATTGAATCCTTCAACTCTTCAAATTAGAGATGATGAAGCTTTGGTTGTGAATTGCCAAAATTGGTTAAGGTACTTACATGATGATGAACAAATTAAGGGTGCACTTTCGTCTCGCGACATATTTCTTGATAGGGTTAAGGATTTAAACCCTTGTATTGTGACTATTGTTGATGAAGATTGTGATTTGGGAAACCCAACTACTTTAACATCAAGAATAGCCACTTGTTTTAACTATCTATGGATACCTTTTGATGCATTAGAGACATTTTTGCCTAAGGATAGTAAGCAAAGGCTAGATTATGAAGCTGAGATTGGCCACAAAATTGAAAACATTATTGGATTTGAAGGGAACCAAAGGATAGAGAGATTAGAGAGTTGCAACAAGTTCTCACAAAGGATGGAAAATAGTGGTTACATGAGTGTACCTTTTAGTGAAGAAACAATAAAGGAAGTCAAGTCATTGTTGGATGAACATGCAAGTGGATGGGGCATGAAAAAAGAGGAACATGACATGCTTGTATTAACATGGAAAGGTCATAACTCTGTCTATGCAACATCTTGGGTCATAGTCTCACCACCCCATATGGACATGAGTagcttataa